Proteins from one Primulina huaijiensis isolate GDHJ02 chromosome 18, ASM1229523v2, whole genome shotgun sequence genomic window:
- the LOC140964731 gene encoding cell division protein FtsZ homolog 1, chloroplastic-like: MATLGFTKLSSELSASHSSSISIGFPPFLSKNARNNNVSFSSTNSQRISRRRRNGVYSSFVPMDSAKIKVVGVGGGGNNAVNRMIGSGLQGVDFYAINTDAQALLQSSAKNPIQIGELLTRGLGTGGNPLLGEEAAEESKDGIANALKGSDMVFITAGMGGGTGSGAAPVVAQIAKEAGYLTVGVVTYPFSFEGRKRSLQALEAIEKLQKNVDTLIVIPNDRLLDIANEQTPLQDAFLLADDVLRQGVQGISDIITIPGLVNVDFADVKAVMKDSGTAMLGVGVSSSKNRAEEAAEQATLAPLIGSSIQSATGVVYNITGGKDITLQEVNRVSQVVTSLADPSANIIFGAVVDERYNGEIHVTIIATGFTQSFQKTLLTDPRGAKLAADKSTGSLDTLKSPVTFKTSTSPTTSRTPASTSTRKFLF; the protein is encoded by the exons ATGGCGACGCTTGGGTTCACGAAGCTTTCTTCCGAGTTATCCGCGTCTCATTCTTCCTCCATTTCAATTGGGTTCCCTCCATTTCTTTCTAAAAATGCTCGTAATAATAATGTATCATTCTCATCTACGAATTCCCAGCGCATTTCCAGAAGACGACGTAATGGGGTTTACAGCTCGTTTGTACCGATGGACTCCGCTAAGATTAAGGTTGTTGGTGTCGGAGGTGGTGGAAATAATGCCGTCAATCGCATGATTGGCAGTGGCTTACAG GGAGTGGACTTCTATGCAATAAATACGGATGCTCAAGCACTATTACAATCTTCTGCTAAGAATCCTATTCAGATTGGAGAGCTTCTGACCCGTGGACTTG GAACTGGTGGCAACCCGCTTCTGGGGGAAGAGGCTGCTGAGGAATCAAAGGACGGCATTGCAAATGCTCTCAAAGGATCAGATATGGTGTTCATAACAGCAGGGATGGGTGGGGGTACTGGCTCTGGTGCTGCTCCTGTTGTTGCACAAATAGCAAAGGAAGCAGGGTATTTGACTGTCGGTGTTGTTACCTACCCATTCAGCTTTGAGGGGCGCAAAAGATCTTTGCAG GCCCTTGAAGCAATTGAAAAGCTCCAGAAAAATGTGGATACACTTATAGTGATTCCAAATGATCGTTTGCTGGACATTGCCAATGAACAGACCCCACTTCAAGATGCTTTCCTTCTGGCAGATGATGTGCTCCGCCAAGGGGTCCAAGGAATATCAGATATTATCACA ATACCTGGTTTGGTAAATGTGGATTTTGCAGATGTCAAGGCAGTCATGAAGGATTCAGGTACCGCTATGCTTGGAGTGGGTGTTTCTTCTAGCAAGAACCGTGCTGAGGAAGCAGCTGAACAAGCAACTTTGGCCCCCTTGATAGGCTCCTCTATCCAGTCCGCAACTGGAGTTGTATACAATATTACCGGAGGAAAGGATATAACCCTTCAAGAAGTGAATAGGGTATCTCAG GTTGTTACGAGTTTAGCCGACCCTTCGGCCAACATTATATTTGGCGCGGTTGTGGATGAACGATACAATGGAGAGATTCACGTCACTATAATTGCAACTGGTTTCACCCAGTCGTTTCAGAAAACTCTTTTAACTGATCCAAGAGGAGCAAAACTAGCTGCTGATAAATCTACAGGTAGCCTTGACACCCTAAAATCTCCAGTCACTTTCAAGACATCAACATCGCCTACCACTTCTCGAACCCCTGCTTCTACTTCTACAAGGAAGTTTCTCTTTTAG